One window from the genome of Haloprofundus halobius encodes:
- a CDS encoding cation:proton antiporter: MSAYDIALIVVALALLGAVALPRLLERRPLSFPIIYVGLGAVLFSVPGVATVDPIGNAVVTERLTELVIIVSLMGAGLKLDRPFDWRSWSSTWRLLGIALPLTIAAMALLAWGVVGLLPATAILLGAVVAPTDPVLAADIGAGAPLTELEEEHAPEHEWGTVQFALTSEAGLNDGLAFPFTNLAIVVAAALSADGAWLLDWVLVDVLYKIAAGVVVGYLVGEVIARTVFRAPATLQLAEVTAGAEALAATLLAYGLAELVGGYGFIAVFVAALALRHFEWEHDYYRELHDFAVMVERLLLSTVLVLFGGALVGGLLAPLTLPLALLGLALVFVIRPLAGVASFAGTSAPLPERAVISFFGIRGIGSFYYLSYALAHASFRQRELVVAADALWAFVGFVVLVSVVVHGVSASPVMEALDRRRGRASERNTDAES; this comes from the coding sequence ATGAGCGCCTACGATATCGCCCTGATAGTCGTCGCGCTCGCGCTGCTGGGAGCGGTCGCACTACCCCGACTGCTCGAACGCCGGCCGCTCTCGTTTCCCATCATCTACGTCGGTCTCGGCGCGGTTCTGTTCTCGGTGCCCGGCGTGGCGACCGTCGACCCCATCGGCAACGCCGTCGTCACCGAACGGCTCACCGAACTGGTGATTATCGTCTCGCTCATGGGTGCGGGGCTGAAACTCGACCGCCCGTTCGACTGGCGGTCGTGGAGTTCGACGTGGCGACTGCTCGGTATCGCGTTGCCGCTCACGATTGCGGCCATGGCGCTCCTGGCGTGGGGTGTCGTCGGACTGCTCCCGGCGACGGCGATTCTCCTCGGGGCAGTCGTCGCGCCGACCGACCCCGTCCTCGCCGCCGACATCGGGGCCGGCGCGCCGCTCACCGAGTTAGAGGAGGAACACGCGCCCGAACACGAGTGGGGGACCGTCCAGTTCGCGCTCACCTCCGAAGCCGGTCTCAACGACGGACTGGCGTTTCCGTTCACGAACCTGGCCATCGTCGTCGCCGCGGCGCTCTCCGCCGACGGGGCGTGGCTCCTCGACTGGGTACTCGTCGACGTGCTCTACAAGATCGCGGCGGGCGTCGTCGTCGGCTATCTCGTCGGCGAGGTGATAGCGCGGACGGTGTTCCGCGCGCCCGCGACGCTCCAACTCGCGGAGGTGACCGCGGGTGCCGAGGCGCTGGCGGCGACCCTTCTCGCGTACGGACTGGCCGAACTCGTGGGCGGCTACGGCTTCATCGCGGTGTTCGTCGCCGCGCTCGCGCTCCGGCACTTCGAGTGGGAGCACGACTACTACCGCGAACTCCACGACTTCGCTGTGATGGTCGAACGACTCCTGTTGTCGACCGTGCTCGTACTCTTCGGTGGCGCGCTCGTCGGCGGTCTCCTCGCGCCGTTGACGCTCCCGCTCGCGTTGCTCGGACTCGCGCTCGTGTTCGTGATTCGACCGCTCGCGGGCGTCGCCTCGTTCGCCGGCACGTCCGCGCCGCTGCCCGAACGCGCCGTCATCTCCTTCTTCGGTATCCGCGGCATCGGCTCGTTCTACTACCTCTCGTACGCGCTGGCGCACGCCTCTTTCCGGCAGCGGGAGCTCGTCGTCGCCGCGGACGCGCTCTGGGCGTTCGTCGGCTTCGTCGTCCTCGTCTCCGTCGTCGTCCACGGGGTGAGCGCCAGCCCCGTCATGGAGGCGCTCGACCGGCGTCGCGGGCGAGCGAGCGAGCGGAACACCGACGCCGAAAGCTAG
- a CDS encoding amidohydrolase family protein has translation MTVTVIRNATIHTATDEGTVEGDILVTDGKIAGVGDVEAPEDAEELDVDGAHVTPGLVDAHSHAGMAEWGEPEDGDFNEGTDSVTPHVSALDGFHPRDEELKHAFQNGVTSVSARMGSGNVVGGVICSMKTYGLTADEMLIKEDGMKAAMGENPKRFHGERKDRQPSTRPGVAATLRQALMDAEDYVARRTKAREEDEPFDRDLGLENLGRVVEGDLPLRVHAHRADDIVTVFRIADEFGIEDLSIEHATEGHLVADEFVERDVPAVCGPSLYSGAKYELRNITFESPGILHDAGVKVAIQTDAPVLPQQHLDVCVGLAVRAGLPEEAALDTVTRNAAEILGIEDRVGTLDVGTDADIAVWDGPFYEVGTSTQHVFVDGEHVFDRERDDVDPREAYGW, from the coding sequence ATGACCGTGACAGTCATCCGTAACGCGACGATTCACACGGCGACCGACGAGGGAACCGTCGAGGGCGACATCCTCGTCACAGACGGCAAAATCGCGGGCGTCGGCGACGTCGAAGCGCCCGAGGACGCCGAGGAACTCGATGTCGACGGCGCGCACGTCACGCCCGGCCTCGTCGACGCGCACAGCCACGCGGGGATGGCCGAGTGGGGCGAACCCGAAGACGGCGACTTCAACGAGGGGACTGATTCCGTAACGCCGCACGTGAGCGCGCTCGACGGCTTCCACCCGCGCGACGAGGAGCTAAAGCACGCCTTCCAGAACGGCGTGACGAGCGTCTCCGCGCGGATGGGCTCCGGTAACGTCGTCGGCGGCGTCATCTGCTCGATGAAAACCTACGGCCTGACCGCCGACGAGATGCTCATCAAGGAAGACGGAATGAAGGCCGCGATGGGCGAGAACCCCAAGCGGTTCCACGGCGAGCGAAAGGACCGCCAGCCCTCTACTCGTCCCGGTGTCGCCGCGACGCTCCGACAGGCGCTGATGGACGCCGAGGACTACGTCGCCAGACGGACGAAAGCCCGCGAGGAGGACGAGCCGTTCGACCGAGATCTCGGGCTGGAGAACCTCGGACGCGTCGTCGAGGGCGACCTGCCGCTACGAGTCCACGCCCACCGCGCCGACGACATCGTGACCGTGTTCCGCATCGCCGACGAGTTCGGCATCGAGGACCTCTCCATCGAGCACGCGACCGAGGGTCACCTCGTCGCCGACGAGTTCGTCGAGCGCGACGTGCCCGCGGTCTGCGGGCCGTCGCTGTACTCGGGCGCGAAGTACGAACTCAGAAACATCACGTTCGAGTCGCCGGGAATCCTCCACGATGCAGGTGTGAAAGTCGCCATCCAGACCGACGCGCCCGTCCTCCCGCAGCAGCACCTCGACGTCTGCGTGGGTCTCGCGGTGCGCGCCGGACTCCCCGAGGAGGCGGCGCTCGACACCGTGACGCGGAACGCCGCCGAAATCCTCGGCATCGAGGACCGCGTCGGCACGCTCGATGTCGGCACCGACGCCGACATCGCCGTCTGGGACGGGCCGTTCTACGAAGTCGGCACGAGCACGCAGCACGTCTTCGTCGACGGCGAGCACGTCTTCGACCGCGAGCGCGACGACGTGGATCCGCGAGAGGCGTACGGGTGGTGA
- a CDS encoding GtrA family protein translates to MNTDTGRPANTATNRDRLTRLGKFILVGVSSFVVNLVVFALVTPLLWYLVAGSLSWLVANLSSYNLNRWFTFDDTGRSYLRGYARHLSVYSVGFVVYLAALWLFGLVVGNFAALGLATAFSGVVNFVGSEFWVFSTGS, encoded by the coding sequence ATGAACACAGACACCGGACGGCCCGCGAACACCGCGACAAACCGGGACCGACTGACGCGTCTCGGCAAGTTCATCCTCGTCGGCGTGTCCAGTTTCGTCGTCAACCTCGTGGTGTTCGCGCTCGTCACACCGCTTCTGTGGTACCTGGTGGCCGGATCGCTCTCGTGGCTGGTCGCGAACCTCTCCAGTTACAACCTGAACCGGTGGTTCACCTTCGACGACACCGGCCGGAGTTACCTGCGGGGGTACGCTCGGCACCTCTCGGTGTACTCGGTCGGCTTCGTCGTCTACCTCGCGGCGCTGTGGCTGTTCGGCCTCGTCGTCGGCAACTTCGCCGCGCTCGGACTCGCCACGGCGTTCAGCGGCGTCGTGAACTTCGTCGGCAGCGAGTTCTGGGTGTTCAGCACCGGTTCCTGA
- a CDS encoding metal-dependent hydrolase — MLPWGHAALGYLLYSYGLQFCRVGPPSGLAATCALAVGTQFPDLVDKPLSWTFQLLPGGRTLAHTLFVAVPLLLAVLFVARRFDYRRVGDAFVVGYASHLLGDTLWQLGQGNVEVLAFLVWPLIPVDEPEYDYSILEFFLQLELTAGVAFGLVVTAVGLLRWWRDGAPPLPSLGLELARPAEEPSDRRE; from the coding sequence ATGCTCCCGTGGGGTCACGCCGCTCTCGGTTACCTCCTCTACTCGTACGGCCTCCAGTTTTGCCGCGTCGGTCCCCCGTCCGGACTGGCGGCGACGTGCGCGCTCGCCGTCGGCACGCAGTTTCCCGACCTGGTCGACAAGCCGCTCTCGTGGACGTTTCAGCTGCTCCCGGGCGGGCGGACCCTCGCACACACGCTGTTCGTGGCGGTCCCGTTGCTGCTCGCGGTGCTGTTCGTCGCCCGCCGATTCGACTACCGACGCGTCGGCGACGCGTTCGTCGTCGGCTACGCCTCGCACCTCCTCGGCGACACGCTCTGGCAACTCGGTCAGGGGAACGTCGAGGTGCTCGCCTTCCTCGTCTGGCCGCTGATTCCGGTCGACGAACCCGAGTACGACTACAGCATTCTCGAGTTCTTCCTCCAGTTGGAACTGACTGCAGGGGTCGCCTTCGGCCTCGTCGTGACGGCGGTCGGTCTCCTCCGGTGGTGGCGCGACGGCGCGCCGCCGCTCCCGTCGCTCGGTCTCGAACTCGCACGTCCCGCCGAGGAGCCGTCCGACCGGCGGGAGTGA